In the genome of Ancylomarina subtilis, one region contains:
- a CDS encoding OmpA family protein: protein MQRILFIFLFLSFSFVSFSQKKYTTEDKKAIKFYKKAQELSRLRHTDEALVYLEKAVERDNRFMEALLFSADLYSDQGKSQKMIAVYEQAVAINPSFFPNAQFNLANAYLKQGKYEKALSAYQAFLNIGKISVRNRNISLHQLKCCEFALEAMKHPSDFNAQCLSDSINTKADEYWPSLTADEQTLIFTRLIPTGRFDKNQRELFQEDFCYSEKQDEIWMESQALSEAINTDRNEGAQTITADGRYMYFTACGRKDGRGRCDIYYSKKEGDTWSKPINCGANINTKAWEAQPSISADGRCLYFVSNRKSGKGKMDIWKSELLEILEDGRQRWTQAENLIINTAGNEMSPFIHASNKYLVFASDALVGMGAYDLFQVNRLANGEWSEPKNLSYPINTYNDEIGLFINAKGDKGYFSSNRVASKGRDIYEFDMPLDLQPPKVSYLKGKVYDMDDKRPLSAKLILLDIESRDTIAYLYSDRQKGEYLVCLPEGQDYLFHAEADGYLFYSDHFKMKEGEFDQAQKKDIPLQAIQVGTEVVLKNIFFETDSWEIKPESESELNSLYNLLALNKNLSIEIAGHTDNTGSELKNQTLSENRAKAVYSSLIKRGIQADRLSFKGYASSKPIGDNRTEEGKAMNRRTEFKVIKK, encoded by the coding sequence ATGCAACGTATCCTGTTTATTTTTCTTTTTCTAAGTTTTTCTTTTGTGTCTTTTTCACAGAAGAAATACACAACAGAAGACAAGAAAGCCATTAAATTCTATAAAAAGGCTCAGGAATTAAGCCGATTGAGACATACAGATGAGGCTTTGGTTTATTTGGAGAAGGCTGTGGAGCGGGATAATCGTTTTATGGAGGCGCTTTTGTTTTCAGCCGATCTTTATAGCGATCAGGGGAAAAGTCAGAAGATGATTGCTGTTTATGAGCAAGCTGTTGCCATCAATCCTTCTTTTTTTCCCAATGCCCAATTCAATCTCGCCAATGCCTATTTGAAACAAGGGAAATATGAAAAGGCTTTAAGTGCTTATCAAGCTTTTTTGAATATCGGTAAAATATCAGTTCGAAACAGAAATATCAGTTTGCATCAATTAAAATGTTGTGAGTTTGCTCTGGAAGCGATGAAGCATCCAAGTGATTTTAATGCACAATGTTTAAGCGATTCCATCAATACAAAGGCGGATGAGTATTGGCCAAGTTTAACAGCCGATGAGCAAACATTGATTTTTACACGTTTGATTCCTACAGGGCGATTTGATAAAAATCAGAGAGAGCTATTTCAGGAAGATTTCTGTTATTCTGAAAAACAAGATGAAATCTGGATGGAATCCCAAGCCTTATCCGAAGCCATAAATACTGATAGGAACGAGGGTGCTCAGACGATTACGGCTGATGGTCGTTATATGTATTTTACAGCTTGTGGACGAAAGGATGGCAGAGGCCGATGCGATATTTATTATTCGAAAAAAGAGGGTGATACCTGGTCGAAACCTATCAATTGCGGGGCCAATATCAACACAAAAGCATGGGAAGCCCAGCCGAGTATTTCGGCTGATGGCCGTTGTCTTTATTTTGTGAGTAATCGTAAATCGGGTAAAGGCAAGATGGATATCTGGAAATCTGAGCTATTGGAAATATTAGAGGATGGCAGACAGCGCTGGACTCAGGCTGAGAATTTGATAATTAATACAGCAGGAAATGAAATGTCCCCGTTTATTCATGCCAGCAATAAGTATTTGGTTTTTGCATCCGATGCTTTGGTGGGGATGGGCGCTTACGATCTGTTTCAGGTTAATCGACTAGCAAATGGAGAATGGTCCGAACCTAAAAATTTATCCTATCCAATCAATACTTACAATGATGAGATTGGCTTATTTATTAATGCCAAAGGGGATAAGGGCTACTTTTCGTCGAACCGGGTGGCCTCAAAGGGCCGGGATATTTATGAGTTTGATATGCCTCTTGATTTGCAACCTCCTAAGGTGAGTTATTTAAAAGGGAAGGTTTACGATATGGATGATAAGAGACCCTTATCAGCAAAATTAATTCTTCTTGATATCGAAAGTCGGGATACGATTGCTTATCTGTATTCTGATAGACAAAAAGGCGAGTATTTGGTTTGTTTGCCTGAAGGTCAGGATTATCTGTTCCACGCTGAAGCGGATGGCTATTTGTTTTATTCCGATCATTTTAAAATGAAAGAGGGAGAGTTTGACCAAGCTCAAAAGAAAGATATTCCTTTGCAAGCCATCCAAGTGGGAACAGAAGTTGTTTTAAAAAATATTTTCTTTGAAACAGATTCCTGGGAAATCAAACCCGAATCTGAAAGTGAATTAAACAGTCTTTATAATTTACTTGCTTTGAATAAGAATTTGAGCATCGAAATTGCCGGACATACGGATAATACCGGATCAGAATTAAAAAACCAAACCCTATCAGAGAATAGAGCCAAAGCGGTTTATTCCTCTCTAATTAAGAGAGGCATTCAGGCAGATCGATTGTCTTTTAAAGGTTATGCTTCGAGTAAACCAATTGGCGATAACAGAACAGAAGAAGGAAAGGCGATGAATCGTCGGACTGAATTTAAAGTGATTAAGAAATAA
- a CDS encoding PD-(D/E)XK nuclease family protein encodes MSTFLKQVTKELFEQYGDQLANCLLVFPNRRAGLFFSKYLNELVTKPTFSPEVLTINELIKKWSPLMVEDNLALLCRLYKIYCSVCNSKETFDEFYHWGEMILGDFDDLDKYRVDAKHLFQNLADEKEIENIFDYLDEEQIEAIRSFWSTFNPEKLSEHQHQFVSVWERLFTIYSNLKEELTKEGLAYEGMASRLVVDSLEKKEVEIDYEKIIFAGFNALNKCEKDIFSSLRDMGVADFYWDYDESYVKNPYHEAGLFMRDNLKRFPAPKSAISFKNIVAERAPIEFISLSSEVGQAKFAHNYLKTYADQKDVPLEETAIILADEELLLPVLNSIPKNVEHVNVTMGYPAKNTPVASLLGLIIDLQKGGRKQKSGFVFHHKQVLSLLNHQYLNAINPELADSLAQQIIKSNWVHVDRKLLVGDPVLEKLFVPLSSVEEVSSYLLDLLQAIYKNLDLNKEDEGRLDKIEKEYIYHLFLAIKRLTGLLNEHKIEIKLDTFYRLLDKMIQSLSIPFEGEPLAGLQVMGILETRLLDFKKIIVLSMNEGKLPKTGTSNSFVPYHLRQGFGMPTIDHQDAIFAYYFYRLIQRPEEIKLLYSTQSDGIRTGEMSRFLYQLKYESAFQVEEKHPSYDIVLSNAKPISIEKNERILKQLNEYCEGNKRRFSPSALNSYMGCSLRFYYRYLAGMKEPDTILEEIDPPMFGNLFHQAMEKLYEPFINKTITKDDLEALRKDKKKQTIVLEEAFKELYFNLDNKKSIEIVGRNRLIFNILMKFIDRLLKVDTEFAPFKMLAVEGPYSIQIPLKSDGRKVNIAGIIDRVDQVDNTIRVIDYKTGSAELVFKDIESLFDSENKKRNKAAFQTFLYCLFYDMKHGDDLAISPNVYGLKSIFTPKFACVLEQKEGRSKGVPVGSYLAYKQEFLDGFTDLLEEIFNPEIPFRQVEDVDVCRTCPYIEVCHR; translated from the coding sequence ATGTCCACTTTTTTAAAACAAGTCACCAAAGAATTATTTGAGCAATATGGCGATCAATTAGCCAATTGCTTATTGGTTTTTCCCAACAGACGTGCGGGTTTATTTTTCTCAAAATACTTAAACGAACTGGTGACTAAGCCGACATTTTCGCCGGAGGTTCTGACGATTAATGAACTGATCAAAAAATGGTCACCTTTGATGGTTGAGGATAATCTGGCTCTATTGTGTCGTTTGTATAAAATTTATTGCTCTGTTTGTAATAGCAAGGAAACCTTCGATGAGTTTTACCATTGGGGCGAAATGATATTGGGTGATTTTGATGATCTGGATAAGTATCGTGTGGATGCCAAACATCTTTTTCAGAATTTAGCAGATGAGAAAGAGATTGAAAATATATTCGATTATCTGGATGAAGAACAGATTGAAGCGATTCGCTCTTTTTGGAGCACCTTCAATCCTGAAAAATTATCGGAACATCAGCATCAGTTTGTTTCGGTTTGGGAGCGCTTGTTTACGATCTATTCAAACCTGAAAGAAGAGTTGACCAAAGAAGGATTGGCTTATGAGGGAATGGCGAGTCGATTGGTTGTTGATAGCCTCGAGAAGAAGGAGGTTGAGATTGATTATGAGAAGATTATTTTTGCCGGATTCAATGCCTTGAATAAATGTGAGAAGGATATTTTTTCTTCTCTTAGAGATATGGGAGTGGCCGATTTTTATTGGGATTACGATGAGTCCTATGTGAAAAACCCCTATCACGAAGCGGGTTTGTTCATGCGCGATAATTTGAAACGTTTCCCAGCCCCCAAGAGTGCTATTTCCTTTAAAAATATTGTCGCAGAACGAGCTCCAATCGAGTTTATCTCCTTATCGTCGGAAGTTGGTCAGGCCAAGTTTGCACATAATTATCTGAAGACATATGCCGATCAGAAGGATGTCCCTTTGGAAGAAACGGCAATTATTTTGGCTGATGAGGAGCTGCTTTTGCCCGTTTTAAATTCGATTCCCAAGAATGTGGAGCATGTGAATGTGACCATGGGATATCCGGCAAAAAACACGCCGGTTGCGAGTTTGTTGGGCTTGATTATCGATCTTCAAAAGGGAGGACGGAAACAAAAATCGGGCTTTGTTTTTCATCACAAGCAGGTGTTGTCACTTTTGAATCATCAGTATCTGAATGCCATTAATCCTGAATTGGCTGATAGCTTAGCTCAACAAATTATAAAGAGCAATTGGGTGCATGTCGATCGTAAATTATTGGTTGGCGATCCGGTTTTGGAAAAATTATTCGTGCCTTTAAGTTCGGTTGAAGAGGTTTCTTCTTATTTGCTCGATCTATTGCAAGCCATTTACAAAAATCTGGACTTAAATAAAGAAGATGAGGGGCGATTGGATAAAATTGAGAAGGAATACATCTACCATCTGTTTTTAGCGATAAAACGTCTCACGGGCCTTTTAAATGAGCATAAAATTGAGATAAAATTGGATACTTTTTATCGTTTACTGGATAAAATGATTCAATCATTGAGCATTCCTTTTGAGGGAGAGCCGCTGGCAGGCTTGCAGGTGATGGGGATACTCGAAACCCGTCTGCTCGATTTTAAGAAAATAATTGTGCTGTCGATGAACGAGGGAAAGTTGCCAAAAACAGGAACCTCCAATTCCTTTGTGCCTTACCATTTGCGTCAGGGTTTTGGCATGCCAACCATCGATCATCAGGATGCGATTTTTGCCTATTATTTTTATCGACTGATTCAGCGTCCTGAAGAAATTAAACTTTTATATAGCACACAAAGCGATGGGATTCGAACGGGTGAAATGAGTCGATTCCTGTATCAATTGAAATACGAATCGGCCTTTCAGGTTGAAGAGAAGCATCCTTCTTATGATATCGTTCTGTCCAATGCCAAGCCCATAAGTATTGAGAAAAATGAACGAATTCTGAAACAATTAAATGAATATTGCGAGGGAAACAAACGACGTTTTTCGCCATCGGCACTCAATTCATATATGGGCTGTAGTCTTCGCTTTTATTATCGTTATTTGGCTGGAATGAAGGAGCCTGATACCATTTTGGAAGAGATTGATCCGCCCATGTTTGGTAACCTTTTTCACCAGGCAATGGAGAAATTGTACGAGCCTTTTATCAACAAAACAATAACGAAAGACGATCTTGAAGCTTTGAGAAAAGATAAGAAGAAGCAAACGATAGTTTTGGAAGAAGCTTTTAAAGAGTTGTATTTTAATTTAGATAATAAAAAGTCGATTGAGATTGTTGGTCGAAACAGATTGATTTTTAATATTCTGATGAAATTTATTGACCGACTGTTGAAGGTGGATACTGAATTTGCACCTTTTAAAATGTTGGCTGTTGAAGGGCCTTATAGCATACAAATCCCATTAAAATCAGATGGGAGAAAGGTTAATATTGCAGGGATTATTGATAGAGTCGATCAGGTAGACAACACCATTCGTGTGATTGATTACAAAACGGGATCAGCTGAGCTGGTTTTTAAGGATATTGAATCGCTCTTTGATTCCGAGAATAAGAAACGAAATAAGGCGGCATTTCAAACCTTTTTGTACTGCTTGTTTTACGATATGAAACATGGTGATGATCTGGCCATATCGCCTAATGTTTATGGTTTAAAATCAATTTTCACGCCAAAATTTGCTTGTGTTCTCGAACAAAAAGAAGGCAGAAGTAAAGGGGTTCCTGTGGGCAGTTATTTGGCTTACAAACAAGAATTTTTAGATGGATTTACAGATCTTTTAGAAGAGATATTTAATCCGGAGATTCCGTTTCGTCAGGTTGAGGATGTCGATGTTTGTCGAACTTGTCCGTATATTGAAGTTTGTCACAGATAA
- the odhB gene encoding 2-oxoglutarate dehydrogenase complex dihydrolipoyllysine-residue succinyltransferase, whose product MLEIKIPSPGESISEVEIANWFVADGDIVEKEQEIAEIESDKATLTLVADEGGKISIIANEGDTVAVGSVACTIDTSFAGSAAPSAPKIEAKEEAPKKEVVKTAAEPVKTSEEYKDVKISPVAKKLMEENQLSVDDVIAGLQRLSKKDIEQVVANKNQAPATFTQEEPVARDIDRKKMTNLRKKLSARLVSVKNETAMLTTFNEVDMSAVMQLRKKYQKQFVETHDIKLGFMSFFTKAVSIALKAHPAVNSMIDGDEIITPNYMDVAMAVQTPKGLMVPVIRDTQNMSLADIERELMRLANKARSGKISLDEMTGGTFTITNGGVFGSLLSTPIINPPQSGILGMHNIVERPVAVNGKVEIRPMMYIALSYDHRVIDGKDSVGFLVKIKELIENPHRMITMGQDPDSLLLGI is encoded by the coding sequence ATGCTTGAAATAAAAATTCCCAGCCCGGGAGAATCCATATCCGAAGTTGAAATTGCCAATTGGTTTGTCGCCGATGGCGATATAGTTGAGAAAGAACAGGAAATTGCTGAAATCGAATCAGACAAAGCCACTCTAACGCTTGTTGCCGATGAAGGCGGTAAGATTTCAATTATAGCAAACGAAGGTGATACTGTAGCTGTTGGGTCAGTTGCTTGTACCATCGACACCAGTTTTGCAGGATCAGCGGCACCATCTGCTCCAAAAATTGAGGCCAAAGAAGAGGCTCCCAAAAAAGAAGTTGTAAAAACTGCTGCCGAGCCTGTCAAAACTTCAGAAGAGTACAAGGATGTTAAAATTTCTCCGGTAGCTAAAAAACTGATGGAAGAAAACCAGCTTTCAGTTGATGATGTGATTGCCGGACTACAGCGTCTTTCGAAAAAAGATATCGAGCAAGTTGTGGCGAATAAAAATCAGGCACCTGCTACCTTCACTCAGGAAGAACCTGTGGCTCGAGATATCGATCGCAAGAAAATGACTAACCTTCGTAAGAAGTTAAGTGCCCGTTTGGTTTCGGTGAAAAACGAAACGGCCATGCTAACCACTTTCAACGAGGTGGATATGTCGGCTGTGATGCAATTGAGAAAGAAGTACCAAAAGCAATTTGTCGAAACACATGACATCAAATTGGGATTCATGTCCTTCTTCACCAAAGCTGTGAGTATTGCTCTAAAAGCCCATCCTGCGGTTAATTCAATGATAGATGGTGATGAAATTATCACCCCAAACTATATGGATGTGGCAATGGCCGTTCAAACACCCAAAGGTTTGATGGTTCCTGTGATTAGAGACACGCAAAACATGAGTCTGGCCGATATCGAAAGAGAACTAATGCGCTTGGCTAATAAGGCTCGCTCAGGAAAAATCAGTTTGGATGAAATGACAGGCGGTACCTTTACCATTACCAATGGTGGGGTTTTCGGATCACTATTGAGTACACCAATAATAAACCCACCACAGTCGGGTATCTTGGGGATGCACAATATTGTAGAACGCCCTGTAGCTGTCAATGGCAAGGTTGAGATCCGCCCAATGATGTATATCGCTCTTTCATACGATCACCGTGTGATTGATGGAAAAGACTCTGTTGGTTTCCTTGTGAAGATTAAAGAGCTGATTGAGAATCCACATCGCATGATCACCATGGGACAAGATCCAGATAGCTTACTGCTTGGAATCTAG
- a CDS encoding YiiX/YebB-like N1pC/P60 family cysteine hydrolase, which translates to MKFNTIPRFSLFFLAILLFSCASQNASDTFELQRGDLLFQDLDGSSLSDAIEEVTAENKPMSFSHVGIIVPDENEDLVVLEAIGEAVQLTSVDSFLTRSLNTDRMPKVRVARLKKYHQARIPEAVSFGKSLLGLPYDSVYLMSDSSYYCSELIYDMFKHSGDGSEIFKLKPMTFKDSKTGKFHPVWLDYYKKLGVEIPEGEPGCNPNGMSESKEIDWVFDYSK; encoded by the coding sequence ATGAAATTCAACACGATACCTCGTTTTAGCCTCTTTTTTTTAGCCATTCTTCTTTTTTCTTGCGCATCGCAGAATGCTTCTGACACTTTTGAATTGCAAAGGGGAGATCTCTTGTTTCAGGATTTGGATGGCAGTTCCTTATCTGATGCTATTGAAGAGGTGACGGCCGAAAATAAACCCATGAGCTTTTCTCATGTCGGCATAATCGTACCTGACGAGAATGAAGATTTAGTGGTTTTGGAGGCTATAGGTGAAGCTGTTCAATTGACCTCGGTTGACAGTTTCTTAACCCGAAGTTTGAATACTGACAGAATGCCTAAGGTTCGTGTTGCCCGTTTAAAAAAATACCATCAGGCTCGAATTCCCGAAGCCGTGTCCTTTGGGAAAAGTTTACTGGGCTTGCCTTACGATTCGGTTTATTTAATGTCTGATTCAAGCTATTACTGTTCCGAATTGATTTACGACATGTTTAAACATTCAGGCGATGGTTCTGAAATATTCAAGTTAAAGCCGATGACATTTAAGGATTCTAAAACGGGAAAGTTTCATCCGGTTTGGCTTGATTATTATAAGAAACTGGGCGTTGAAATTCCTGAGGGAGAGCCCGGCTGTAATCCAAACGGTATGTCAGAATCTAAAGAGATCGATTGGGTTTTCGATTACAGTAAATAA
- the ifs gene encoding NAD glycohydrolase toxin immunity factor, whose translation MKEYKKVVSAIQNEELISYLEGKGAYKIDLHHWVGAKIPTDITRVLSEGIYIAFRKEPKLDVKKRFEEALISMMDKELFDLYLVTKYTYVQILNEIKYQDSPFSIDWDNILPKLRFSLIRNEDKLRSYFEWEGEGEENGVWEEISRINRMCFEKCKISFF comes from the coding sequence ATGAAAGAGTATAAAAAAGTAGTTTCTGCTATTCAGAATGAAGAATTGATTTCTTATCTCGAAGGTAAAGGAGCCTACAAAATTGATTTGCATCATTGGGTTGGTGCTAAAATACCAACAGATATTACTAGAGTTTTGTCAGAGGGAATATATATAGCATTTCGAAAAGAACCTAAACTAGATGTAAAAAAAAGATTTGAAGAAGCTTTGATCTCCATGATGGATAAAGAGCTTTTTGATCTATATTTAGTCACAAAGTATACGTATGTCCAAATATTGAATGAAATAAAATATCAAGATTCTCCATTTTCGATTGATTGGGATAACATTTTGCCCAAATTGAGATTTTCTTTAATAAGGAATGAAGATAAATTACGTAGTTATTTTGAATGGGAAGGTGAAGGTGAGGAGAATGGAGTATGGGAAGAGATTTCTAGAATTAATAGAATGTGTTTTGAAAAGTGTAAAATATCATTTTTTTAA
- a CDS encoding 2-oxoglutarate dehydrogenase E1 component, which produces MDKFSFLGNSEIEFIDALYQSYKKDPNSVEESWQKFFQGFDFASEKFPSKAQTAASGTVPAKSMSKEFNVINLIQAFRQRGHLFTKTNPVRTRRKYFPTLDIENFDLSQSDMETVFQAGNELGIGPSKLKDILEHLQETYCHSVGVEYLYLRTPDKIKWLQHKMETSKNKPNFTDEQRKHIYYHLKLAVGFENYIHKKFVGQKRFSLEGTETLIPALDALIEKGAQLGVEEFIFGMSHRGRLNVLANILEKPYENIFKEFVGEEFEDDIALGDVKYHLGYGNTVKTDDGNEVKLHLTPNPSHLETVGAVVEGISRSKIDNDYQGDENKLVPIVIHGDAAIAGQGIVYETVQMADLQAYKTGGTIHLVVNNQIGFTTNYLDARSSTYCTDVAKVTRCPVFHINGDDVEALIYTIGLAMEYRQEFKTDVFIDILSYRKYGHNEGDEPRFTQPLLYNQIAKHKNPRDIYGDFLISKGIYQTENLKELTTEFNSLLNEKFELSKQIKKLYIQPFLAENYKGIRYSNNEDFLETPAFKTEKSKLLQLADKITTLPKDIQFFKKVGKLMADRKKMISEDRLDWAMGELLAYASLLDEGHGVRISGQDSERGTFSHRHASLTIHDSAQKYFPLKHVSDNQAPCHIYNSHLSEYAVLGFEYGYALAHPSGLTIWEAQFGDFHNVAQAVIDQYISAAEDKWGIKNGLVLFLPHGYEGQGAEHSSSRIERFLTLCANNNMQVINPTTPANHYHALRRQVKRDIRIPLICFTPKSLLRHPNCVSTLDDLAEGKFQEVIDDTNVIAEEVSRVVFCSGKIYYDLLAKKTELNAQDVALVRIEQLYPFPQKQVDDVLARYPKAILHLWVQEEPENMGPWQFINYNIKNVELVPVARLASGSPATGLAKIHNIGQNEIIRKVFRRCDCERELKYCGLQCVVGSSKEDIHRQHEYFQDQKSKLLM; this is translated from the coding sequence ATGGATAAATTCAGTTTTTTAGGTAATAGCGAAATCGAATTCATCGATGCCTTATACCAGTCCTATAAAAAAGACCCCAACTCGGTTGAAGAATCCTGGCAAAAATTTTTCCAGGGCTTTGACTTTGCTTCTGAAAAATTCCCAAGTAAAGCTCAAACTGCAGCATCAGGCACTGTTCCTGCTAAATCGATGAGTAAAGAATTCAATGTGATTAACTTGATTCAAGCCTTTCGTCAGCGAGGTCACCTGTTTACAAAAACCAATCCTGTTCGTACACGTCGTAAATATTTCCCTACTCTTGACATTGAGAACTTCGATCTGTCTCAATCCGATATGGAAACCGTGTTTCAAGCCGGTAACGAATTGGGAATTGGTCCTTCAAAACTTAAGGATATTCTGGAACATCTTCAAGAGACCTATTGTCACTCGGTAGGTGTTGAATACCTTTATTTGCGTACGCCAGACAAGATCAAATGGCTGCAACACAAAATGGAAACCAGTAAAAACAAACCTAATTTCACCGATGAGCAGCGCAAGCATATTTATTATCATCTGAAATTAGCCGTTGGTTTTGAAAATTATATTCACAAAAAATTCGTCGGGCAAAAACGTTTCTCTCTTGAAGGAACCGAAACCCTTATCCCTGCCCTTGATGCCCTGATTGAAAAAGGGGCTCAGCTGGGGGTTGAGGAATTTATTTTTGGTATGTCGCATCGAGGCAGACTTAATGTCCTGGCTAATATTCTTGAAAAACCTTACGAGAATATTTTCAAGGAATTTGTTGGCGAAGAATTTGAAGATGATATCGCCCTGGGTGATGTCAAATACCACCTGGGATATGGCAATACGGTTAAAACCGATGATGGCAATGAAGTGAAACTTCATCTAACGCCTAACCCATCTCACCTTGAAACTGTGGGAGCTGTGGTTGAAGGGATTTCACGCTCTAAAATTGACAACGATTACCAGGGCGATGAGAACAAACTTGTCCCAATCGTCATTCACGGCGATGCTGCTATTGCAGGTCAGGGGATTGTCTATGAAACGGTTCAAATGGCTGATTTGCAAGCCTACAAAACAGGGGGAACCATTCACTTGGTTGTGAACAATCAGATTGGTTTTACAACGAACTACCTCGATGCCCGTTCAAGTACGTATTGTACCGATGTGGCTAAGGTGACCCGATGTCCTGTTTTCCATATCAATGGTGACGATGTTGAAGCTCTGATTTACACAATCGGATTAGCTATGGAATACCGTCAGGAATTTAAGACGGATGTTTTCATCGATATTCTTTCGTACAGAAAATATGGCCACAACGAAGGTGATGAGCCACGTTTTACTCAGCCATTATTATACAACCAAATTGCCAAGCACAAAAATCCCAGAGATATTTATGGCGACTTCCTGATCAGTAAAGGAATTTACCAAACTGAAAATCTGAAAGAGCTAACGACAGAATTCAACAGTCTTCTTAATGAGAAATTTGAACTTTCTAAACAAATTAAGAAGCTATACATTCAACCCTTCTTAGCAGAAAACTATAAAGGAATTCGTTACTCCAATAATGAAGACTTTTTGGAAACACCTGCTTTCAAAACTGAAAAAAGCAAGCTCCTCCAATTGGCCGATAAAATTACGACTTTACCCAAAGACATTCAGTTTTTCAAGAAAGTGGGTAAGTTAATGGCAGATCGTAAAAAAATGATTAGTGAAGATCGTTTGGATTGGGCTATGGGTGAGTTATTGGCGTATGCCAGTTTGCTGGATGAAGGCCATGGTGTCAGAATTAGTGGACAGGATTCAGAACGTGGAACATTTTCCCACCGACATGCATCGCTGACCATACATGATTCGGCACAAAAGTATTTCCCATTAAAACATGTTAGCGACAATCAAGCCCCTTGTCATATCTACAATTCGCATTTGAGTGAATATGCAGTTCTGGGTTTTGAATATGGATATGCTTTAGCGCATCCTTCAGGATTAACCATCTGGGAAGCGCAGTTTGGCGATTTCCATAATGTGGCCCAAGCCGTAATCGACCAATACATCAGTGCTGCAGAAGACAAGTGGGGAATTAAAAATGGCTTGGTTCTTTTCTTACCGCATGGTTACGAAGGACAAGGTGCCGAGCATTCCAGCTCGAGAATTGAACGATTTCTAACCCTTTGCGCCAATAACAACATGCAGGTTATTAATCCAACAACACCGGCCAATCATTATCATGCTTTGCGTCGTCAGGTTAAGCGAGACATCAGAATTCCTTTAATATGCTTCACGCCTAAGAGTTTATTGCGACACCCCAATTGTGTTTCAACTCTAGATGATTTGGCAGAAGGTAAATTTCAGGAGGTGATTGATGACACTAACGTGATTGCCGAAGAAGTGAGCCGAGTGGTTTTCTGTTCGGGTAAAATCTACTACGACTTACTTGCTAAGAAAACAGAACTTAACGCTCAGGATGTGGCTTTGGTTCGTATCGAACAGCTTTATCCTTTCCCACAAAAACAAGTGGACGACGTTTTGGCTAGATATCCTAAAGCGATTCTACACCTTTGGGTACAGGAAGAACCTGAGAATATGGGGCCATGGCAGTTTATCAATTACAACATTAAAAATGTAGAACTGGTACCCGTAGCAAGACTTGCTAGTGGTAGTCCAGCGACTGGGCTTGCGAAAATTCACAATATCGGACAAAATGAAATCATCCGTAAGGTATTCAGAAGATGCGATTGTGAACGAGAATTGAAATATTGTGGCTTGCAATGTGTGGTTGGAAGTTCAAAGGAAGATATCCACCGTCAGCACGAATATTTCCAGGATCAGAAAAGCAAATTACTGATGTAA